One window of Trifolium pratense cultivar HEN17-A07 linkage group LG5, ARS_RC_1.1, whole genome shotgun sequence genomic DNA carries:
- the LOC123885348 gene encoding uncharacterized protein LOC123885348 has product MVNSTMETLDAEPSSPSTTTDSKPQISSPLPSSMLRLWRQAAQRNLRNQWSQLASLKDQWFSISSTARSYANALINSHLSQRYMPNRKLGVLDDMPDIRKRACLKLFKQQERQRSQLLLSYKDMVAVVSKMINVSRSMKCFFRGSNNSPLLQFSHYSKDPSDSGDGGGIPVFAFFSISSHEKLVEELVQMFKLELCLKRLLVLEFISIGYDASQANQLHWSTQLYADEFKDLSDCNLFCKVTGGPVPPRLKDGKSDMGALRFNSQPNPEVFQVHLTSWLAEVNINTFRVKEIFEIVGEEMHVSIG; this is encoded by the exons ATGGTGAACTCAACAATGGAAACCCTAGACGCAGAACCATCGTCTCCTTCAACAACCACCGATTCCAAACCTCAAATCTCTTCTCCACTTCCCTCTTCCATGCTCAGACTATGGAGGCAAGCTGCGCAACGGAATCTGAGAAACCAGTGGTCACAATTGGCATCGCTCAAGGATCAATGGTTCTCTATTTCTTCCACCGCAAGATCCTACGCTAATGCTCTTATTAACTCTCACCTTTCTCaaag GTATATGCCTAATAGGAAGTTAGGTGTTTTGGATGATATGCCTGATATAAGAAAGAGAGCTTGTTTGAAACTGTTCAAGCAGCAG GAACGTCAAAGGAGCCAATTGTTGTTATCTTATAAGGACATG GTGGCCGTTGTAAGTAAAATGATCAATGTTAGCAGATCAATGAAGTGTTTTTTCAGAGGATCAAACAATAGTCCACTGTTACAATTTTCCCATTACTCCAAAGACCCAAGTGACTCTGGAGATGGTGGTGGAATTCCGGTATTTGCATTCTTCTCAATCTCTTCGCATG AGAAATTGGTGGAGGAGCTGGTTCAGATGTTCAAATTGGAACTGTGTTTGAAG CGCCTACTTGTTCTTGAATTTATTTCAATTGGTTATGATGCTTCACAAGCAAACCAGTTGCATTGGTCAACTCAGCTTTATGCTGATGAATTCAAAGATTTGAGCGACTGCAATCTGTTCTGTAAGGTGACTGGTGGACCAGTTCCACCAAGATTGAAGGACGGAAAATCTGACATGGGTGCTTTAAGATTCAACAGCCAACCCAATCCGGAAGTTTTCCAG gttcaTTTAACATCGTGGCTGGCAGAGGTGAACATAAACACCTTCAG GGTGaaagaaatatttgaaattGTTGGGGAGGAAATGCATGTTAGCATAGGTTAA